The following are encoded together in the Flavihumibacter fluvii genome:
- a CDS encoding tetratricopeptide repeat protein, which produces MKKEQILVIGGGLVLLLVIYFLGTTVPAKKEAAATTPAVAQSFDIQAVIKGATAKLPERQQTYVSGLSEAVVRGDVKEQQIRTYRQLAQFWSDSAKAFIPFAYYTSQAAKLENSEKSLTFAAQLLLDNLRGVDQPDIKTWLAGESKELFEKAIVLNPKSDSLQIGLGSTYIFGAPADNPQELMKGIQQILAVSRKDSTNLYAQKMLGIGGIISGQYDKAVERLEKVAIATPHDLEVLLMLAEGYERLGDKAKAISWYEHAAEHVENAALKTELNKRIQQLR; this is translated from the coding sequence GTGAAAAAAGAACAAATTTTAGTCATCGGCGGCGGGCTCGTTCTGTTGTTAGTCATTTATTTTTTGGGGACGACCGTTCCTGCGAAAAAAGAAGCTGCCGCAACTACTCCTGCAGTAGCACAATCCTTTGATATTCAAGCGGTTATTAAAGGCGCAACGGCTAAATTGCCCGAACGTCAGCAAACTTATGTAAGCGGACTTTCAGAAGCTGTTGTGCGTGGTGACGTAAAAGAACAGCAAATCCGCACCTATCGCCAGTTGGCGCAGTTCTGGAGCGATTCAGCAAAAGCCTTTATTCCCTTTGCCTATTATACTTCCCAAGCTGCTAAGTTGGAAAATTCTGAAAAAAGTCTCACCTTTGCAGCCCAATTATTATTGGATAACCTGAGAGGTGTTGACCAACCAGATATAAAAACCTGGTTGGCTGGCGAATCGAAGGAGCTTTTTGAAAAGGCTATTGTATTGAACCCGAAAAGTGATTCCCTGCAGATCGGATTAGGCAGCACTTACATATTTGGTGCCCCTGCTGACAATCCGCAGGAACTGATGAAAGGAATCCAGCAGATTTTAGCTGTAAGCCGTAAGGATTCGACTAATCTTTATGCGCAAAAAATGCTCGGTATCGGTGGGATAATATCGGGACAATATGATAAAGCCGTTGAAAGACTGGAAAAAGTAGCGATTGCCACACCGCATGACCTGGAAGTATTACTGATGCTTGCTGAAGGATATGAACGATTGGGTGATAAGGCAAAAGCAATCAGTTGGTATGAACATGCAGCAGAACATGTTGAAAATGCTGCGTTGAAAACAGAATTGAATAAACGCATCCAGCAATTGCGATAA
- a CDS encoding Rne/Rng family ribonuclease, protein MNKELIINSAPQGVEIALLEDKKLVELHNEKADASFAVGDLYLGKVRKLIPGLNAAFVDVGFEKDAFLHYTDLSPYAKSLLKFTQQSIADNTAGGFDFGRFEVEAEIVKTGKINEVLGGKPNVLVQILKEPIAAKGPRLSCEISLPGRFVVITPFNDVVAVSRKIHSSDERKRLQKIIEAIKPKNFGVIVRTAAEGKNTAELHEDLLALVDTWKAIQHNLIGAVAPAKILSEQTKATSMLRDLLNEDFNRIVVNDRNIYNDTKSYIQRIAPDKAEIVTYHHNGSPIFDQFGITKQVKAAFGKTVNLPSGAYLIIEHTEALHVIDVNSGYKSVSNNQEQNALETNLEAAEEIARQLRLRDLGGIIVADFIDMKLPENKKRLLDAMEGFMKTDRAKHAVLPISKFGLMQITRQRMKPEININTMEVCPSCHGTGKISSALVLEDEIEKNLNYLITHKHSNLTLAVHPIMHAYLTKGWIFSKLWRWKRTFKQNIKLHANSNYHLTEFHFFDSHEEEIKL, encoded by the coding sequence TTGAACAAGGAATTAATTATTAACTCCGCGCCACAGGGCGTGGAGATCGCTCTCCTGGAAGACAAAAAACTGGTAGAACTGCACAATGAAAAAGCAGATGCCAGTTTTGCTGTTGGGGATTTGTATTTAGGCAAGGTAAGAAAACTCATACCTGGATTAAACGCTGCATTTGTTGATGTAGGGTTTGAAAAGGATGCTTTTTTGCACTATACTGATCTAAGTCCCTACGCTAAATCTCTCCTGAAATTTACCCAGCAATCCATTGCAGATAATACTGCAGGGGGATTTGATTTTGGGCGTTTTGAAGTGGAAGCCGAGATAGTGAAGACGGGAAAGATCAATGAGGTACTCGGTGGAAAGCCAAATGTACTTGTGCAGATCCTTAAGGAACCCATAGCCGCAAAGGGGCCAAGGCTCAGTTGCGAAATCTCTTTGCCGGGCCGATTTGTGGTGATCACCCCCTTCAATGATGTGGTGGCCGTTTCCCGCAAGATCCATTCTTCAGATGAGCGGAAAAGACTGCAAAAAATTATTGAGGCCATCAAGCCGAAGAATTTTGGCGTGATCGTACGTACAGCTGCCGAAGGCAAGAATACTGCTGAATTACATGAGGACCTCCTGGCCCTGGTAGATACCTGGAAAGCGATTCAGCACAACCTGATAGGTGCTGTAGCCCCTGCTAAAATACTGAGTGAACAAACCAAGGCAACCAGTATGCTCCGTGATTTGCTCAATGAGGATTTCAACCGCATTGTAGTGAACGACCGCAACATTTATAACGATACAAAGAGTTATATCCAGCGTATTGCCCCTGATAAAGCGGAAATTGTAACCTATCACCATAATGGCTCACCCATTTTTGACCAGTTTGGAATTACCAAGCAGGTAAAAGCGGCTTTTGGTAAAACGGTGAACCTGCCAAGCGGCGCTTACCTGATTATTGAGCATACAGAAGCGCTTCATGTTATTGATGTGAACAGCGGTTACAAAAGTGTCAGCAATAACCAGGAACAGAATGCTCTGGAAACCAACCTGGAAGCGGCTGAAGAGATCGCCCGCCAGTTACGTCTACGTGATCTTGGTGGTATTATCGTGGCCGATTTCATTGATATGAAATTGCCGGAGAACAAGAAACGCCTGCTGGATGCGATGGAAGGTTTTATGAAAACCGACCGGGCAAAGCATGCGGTGTTACCGATCTCCAAATTCGGATTGATGCAAATTACGCGGCAGCGGATGAAGCCCGAGATCAATATCAATACGATGGAAGTATGTCCGAGTTGCCATGGCACCGGAAAAATATCTTCCGCATTGGTTTTGGAAGATGAGATTGAAAAGAACCTCAACTACCTGATCACGCATAAGCATAGCAATTTAACGCTGGCAGTTCACCCGATCATGCACGCTTACCTAACCAAAGGATGGATCTTCAGCAAGCTTTGGAGATGGAAAAGGACATTCAAACAGAATATCAAGTTGCACGCCAATTCCAATTATCACCTGACCGAGTTTCATTTTTTTGATTCCCACGAAGAAGAGATCAAATTATAA
- a CDS encoding RagB/SusD family nutrient uptake outer membrane protein, which translates to MFKSKYRIIGSLFIVLASFSACTKGLDKEPTASTDESKALLTSEDVESALVGAYSRLGDDNVYGGDMFVYSELMGDNDEIYWSGTYQGMTQIFNKNIPVDNDFVQDTWLGSYNAINVANNVLSAIDSVDEAKQDKVKGEARFIRAAVYFDLVRLYGKAWNDGSPTTNLGVPLVLTPTKGVSESLKVSRNTVAEVYTQVISDLSVAEELLPDDNGFFANKSAAGAMLARVYLQKGDYENAAAAANRVIESGTNSLMETYADAFPYNPDNEKEVIPNTDEDIFAMQVNASQGINEFYTFFSQSGRGDIEINASHFADYEPNDDRINGGFYESGGSIYCGKYDMAYGAVHIIRLAEMYLIRAESNFRLNPGSAAAADDINIIRARVGLDPIAAGDLTLDAILVERKHELSFEGHKLHDAKRLEQDILGIPWNSSKLVFPIPDREMKVNSNLVQNDGY; encoded by the coding sequence ATGTTTAAAAGTAAATATAGAATTATAGGAAGCCTGTTTATCGTACTGGCATCTTTTTCTGCTTGTACAAAGGGGCTGGATAAAGAGCCAACTGCAAGTACGGATGAAAGTAAAGCTTTATTAACCAGTGAAGACGTGGAATCTGCTTTGGTGGGTGCTTATTCAAGACTGGGTGATGATAACGTTTACGGTGGTGATATGTTTGTTTATTCGGAATTAATGGGTGATAATGATGAAATTTACTGGAGTGGTACCTACCAGGGAATGACCCAGATTTTCAACAAGAATATCCCGGTGGACAATGATTTCGTTCAGGATACATGGCTCGGTTCTTACAATGCTATTAATGTTGCAAATAATGTCCTGAGTGCTATTGATTCGGTTGACGAAGCAAAGCAGGATAAAGTTAAAGGCGAAGCCCGTTTTATAAGGGCCGCAGTTTATTTTGACCTGGTTCGTTTGTATGGTAAAGCCTGGAATGACGGCTCACCCACAACCAACCTTGGCGTACCACTGGTCCTTACGCCAACAAAGGGTGTTTCAGAAAGTCTTAAAGTAAGTAGAAATACAGTGGCAGAAGTGTACACCCAGGTGATCAGTGACTTATCCGTTGCCGAAGAATTGTTGCCGGATGATAATGGCTTCTTCGCCAATAAATCTGCAGCTGGAGCCATGTTGGCCAGGGTTTACCTGCAAAAAGGCGACTATGAAAATGCCGCTGCTGCTGCAAACCGTGTAATAGAATCAGGAACAAATAGCCTGATGGAGACTTATGCAGATGCATTTCCTTACAATCCCGATAATGAGAAAGAAGTGATTCCCAATACCGACGAGGATATATTCGCTATGCAGGTGAATGCTTCACAAGGTATAAATGAATTTTATACCTTCTTCTCCCAGTCTGGTCGTGGTGATATTGAGATCAATGCAAGCCATTTTGCAGATTATGAACCCAATGATGATAGAATCAATGGTGGATTTTACGAAAGTGGTGGTTCTATTTACTGCGGCAAATATGATATGGCATACGGCGCTGTCCACATCATCAGGCTGGCAGAAATGTACCTGATCCGTGCAGAGTCAAACTTCAGGCTGAACCCCGGAAGTGCTGCAGCTGCTGATGATATCAATATTATCAGGGCGAGGGTCGGATTAGATCCTATAGCTGCCGGTGATCTTACCCTCGATGCTATCCTTGTCGAAAGAAAGCATGAACTGTCCTTTGAAGGGCATAAGCTCCATGATGCAAAAAGGCTTGAACAAGATATCCTGGGTATTCCATGGAACTCCAGTAAACTGGTATTCCCGATCCCAGATCGTGAAATGAAAGTGAATAGTAACCTGGTTCAGAATGACGGGTACTAA
- a CDS encoding SusC/RagA family TonB-linked outer membrane protein — protein MKKLTGLVWSLLLFTALTVQAQVREISGKITDQKDGSPLAGATITVKGTNVSTATGADGTFVISVPAGSKTLIISSVGYIQKEVAVSDDIAVSLQAGDNSLSEVVVVGYGTKIKRDITGSVAKVGAKELNNTPVTSFEGALQGRAAGVLVEQQNGKLGQGIKVRIRGASSVSAGSEPLYVVDGVPVTTSNLSSNGAQTNPLSDINTNDIESIEILKDASSAAIYGSRGSNGVVLITTKRGKAGKSRIDFGYFTGIQEPTRMREFMNAEQYVKYSQEAAVGAGQYEYRLGYWDTEQEGIDDWMSFVESRLTRYSAGNDDWKTYEVNTDWQKEAFQRAPISQYDISLSGGNEKTTFFMAGQYLDQAGIIARNNLKRYNGRINVDQKVNNWLTAGMNMSFARTLNYRVSNDNAFSTPLQSVALSPITPLIDPRSGLLSGEYNPETGEPNTNYPVYYNPMLSVKGASYNTFVHRLLGNVYGQAQITKGLSFRTEFGVDQLNQTEEAYYGPITVRNTEYPRGGGFTSADQIINYNTNNFFRYVGNLKEEHNFDVVLGMSYQDQNLFNQSATAEAFPSSTYRKLVSAATKSDATSTETAFSFLSYFSRLNYKLYDKYLVALSGRFDASSRFAPNNRWGFFPAASVGWILSEEKFLADSKWLSFLKVKASYGLTGNAEIGNFPWQGLWTGDAHYGSIPGQRPSQLPNPDLQWETTTSSDIGVEFGVFNNRVTVEMDYYVRNTSDLLLAQEVPGTSGFASIIRNLGKMNNKGFEFTINSENIVTRDFRWTTNINFALNKNEITDLNGQELGVGNINRAREGQPIGVFVGREFAGADPNNGDAVWYKNTVDASGKVDRTPTSDYNEAQEVVLGSPNPDFIYGMRNTFTYKGFDFDIFLQGVQGNKVYDGGGQYMSASGSNGFDNQTVDQLAAWKNPGDITMIPQARTFYANGTDPSSRWLYDGSYLRVKQATLAYNLPKSVLSKIKMERARVYVRGQNLFTITSYKGWDPEVNADYQASNINQGVDFYSVPQARTIIFGINIGL, from the coding sequence ATGAAAAAACTAACTGGCCTAGTGTGGAGTTTACTGCTCTTCACTGCACTTACCGTGCAGGCCCAGGTCCGGGAGATCTCCGGGAAAATCACAGATCAAAAGGATGGCTCACCGCTCGCAGGGGCAACCATTACCGTAAAGGGAACAAATGTTTCAACGGCTACTGGCGCCGACGGAACTTTTGTAATCAGTGTTCCGGCCGGGTCAAAAACGCTGATTATCTCATCAGTAGGCTATATCCAAAAAGAAGTGGCTGTTTCAGATGATATTGCTGTAAGTCTCCAGGCCGGTGACAACTCGCTTTCCGAAGTTGTAGTGGTTGGTTACGGAACTAAAATAAAGCGTGACATCACCGGATCAGTAGCGAAAGTTGGCGCTAAGGAATTGAATAACACCCCTGTTACCAGTTTTGAAGGTGCTTTACAAGGTAGGGCAGCGGGTGTACTGGTTGAACAGCAGAATGGTAAACTTGGCCAGGGTATAAAAGTACGTATCCGTGGTGCTTCTTCAGTTTCTGCAGGCAGCGAACCTTTATATGTTGTAGATGGCGTACCCGTAACCACCAGCAACTTGTCCAGTAATGGCGCACAAACCAACCCGCTATCTGACATCAATACGAATGATATAGAGTCAATTGAAATTCTTAAAGACGCTTCTTCTGCTGCGATCTATGGATCACGTGGCTCAAATGGGGTAGTATTGATTACTACCAAAAGAGGGAAAGCTGGTAAATCAAGGATTGATTTCGGATATTTCACCGGGATTCAGGAACCTACCCGTATGCGTGAATTCATGAATGCAGAACAATACGTAAAATACTCCCAGGAAGCTGCTGTGGGTGCCGGACAATATGAATACCGCTTGGGTTACTGGGATACAGAACAGGAGGGTATTGATGATTGGATGAGCTTTGTAGAAAGCCGCCTGACAAGGTATTCCGCCGGAAATGATGACTGGAAAACGTATGAAGTAAACACTGACTGGCAAAAGGAAGCTTTCCAGCGTGCCCCGATCAGCCAATATGATATCAGCCTGTCTGGTGGAAATGAAAAGACAACATTTTTTATGGCAGGCCAATACCTGGATCAGGCCGGTATTATCGCAAGGAATAATCTGAAAAGGTACAATGGCCGTATTAATGTTGACCAGAAAGTAAACAACTGGTTAACTGCTGGTATGAACATGAGTTTTGCACGAACCCTTAACTACAGGGTATCGAATGATAACGCCTTTTCCACGCCTTTGCAAAGTGTGGCCCTGTCACCCATCACGCCCTTGATTGACCCACGTTCAGGTTTGTTAAGTGGTGAGTATAACCCAGAAACCGGAGAACCAAACACCAACTATCCGGTATACTACAACCCCATGTTGAGTGTAAAAGGAGCGTCTTACAATACTTTTGTGCACCGGTTGCTGGGTAATGTTTATGGCCAGGCACAGATCACCAAAGGATTGTCTTTCCGAACTGAATTTGGTGTGGATCAACTGAACCAGACAGAAGAAGCCTATTATGGGCCTATTACTGTAAGGAACACTGAATACCCCCGTGGTGGCGGTTTTACATCAGCCGACCAGATCATCAACTATAATACGAATAACTTCTTCCGATATGTGGGCAACCTGAAAGAGGAACATAATTTTGACGTGGTGCTGGGTATGAGCTACCAGGATCAAAACCTGTTCAACCAAAGTGCAACCGCAGAAGCATTCCCCTCGTCAACTTATAGAAAATTGGTGAGTGCTGCAACAAAATCTGATGCCACATCAACTGAAACAGCGTTTTCATTTTTATCATATTTCAGCCGGTTGAACTATAAATTGTATGATAAATACCTTGTTGCTTTAAGTGGCAGGTTTGATGCTTCTTCAAGGTTTGCACCAAATAATCGCTGGGGATTTTTTCCGGCTGCTTCAGTTGGCTGGATACTCTCTGAAGAGAAATTCCTTGCCGATTCAAAATGGCTTAGTTTCCTGAAAGTAAAAGCCAGTTATGGTTTAACCGGAAATGCTGAAATAGGTAACTTCCCATGGCAGGGATTGTGGACAGGCGATGCCCATTATGGCAGTATCCCAGGACAGCGTCCATCCCAGTTACCAAACCCGGACTTACAATGGGAAACCACTACCAGTTCGGATATTGGTGTTGAATTTGGGGTATTTAATAATCGCGTAACTGTGGAAATGGACTATTACGTCCGTAATACATCTGACCTGCTGCTGGCACAGGAAGTTCCCGGAACTTCCGGATTCGCTTCAATCATCCGAAACCTGGGAAAAATGAACAATAAAGGTTTTGAGTTTACTATAAACTCAGAAAATATTGTTACACGTGATTTCCGCTGGACTACCAATATTAATTTCGCGCTGAACAAAAATGAAATCACTGATTTGAATGGCCAGGAACTGGGTGTTGGTAATATAAACCGCGCCAGGGAAGGCCAGCCAATTGGTGTATTTGTAGGTCGTGAATTTGCTGGTGCAGATCCTAATAATGGAGATGCGGTTTGGTATAAAAATACCGTAGATGCTTCCGGAAAAGTGGATCGTACACCTACCAGTGATTATAATGAGGCACAGGAAGTTGTGCTGGGTAGCCCAAATCCGGATTTCATTTATGGGATGCGAAATACGTTCACCTACAAAGGATTTGATTTTGATATTTTCTTACAGGGTGTACAGGGTAATAAGGTATATGATGGTGGCGGCCAGTATATGTCTGCTTCCGGAAGTAATGGATTTGATAACCAAACTGTTGATCAGTTGGCTGCCTGGAAAAATCCAGGTGATATCACAATGATTCCGCAAGCCCGTACTTTTTATGCGAATGGAACAGATCCTTCCAGCCGTTGGTTATATGATGGTTCTTACCTGCGGGTTAAGCAAGCAACCCTTGCCTATAACCTGCCAAAGTCAGTATTATCAAAAATCAAAATGGAAAGAGCCAGGGTGTATGTAAGGGGCCAGAACCTGTTCACTATTACCAGTTACAAAGGTTGGGATCCTGAAGTGAATGCCGATTACCAGGCTTCAAATATCAATCAGGGTGTTGATTTCTATTCAGTTCCTCAGGCGAGGACGATCATTTTTGGTATCAACATCGGATTATAA